Genomic window (Pseudomonas sp. L5B5):
TCAAGTACGTGATGGACAAGGTCGACATGGTCCTGCTGATGAGCGTCAACCCGGGATTCGGCGGCCAGAAGTTCATTCCCAGCGTTCTCGACAAACTGCGTGAGGCGCGGGCATTGATCGACGCCTCCGGTCGGGATATCCGCCTGGAAATCGACGGCGGCGTGAATGTGGGCAACATCCGCGAGATCGCTGAGGCCGGAGCGGACACCTTCGTTGCCGGCTCGGCGATCTTCAATGCACCCAACTATCAGGAAGTGATCGAGAAAATGCGCGCAGAGCTGGCGCTGGCTCGACCATGAGTGCGTTCGAGCAGCTGTTCTCGGGCAACCTGCCGCGGCTGGTGATGTTCGACCTGGATGGCACCCTGGTCGACTCGGTGCCAGACCTGGCCGCTGCCGTGGACCAGATGCTGCTCAAGCTGGGCCGTCCGCCCGCAGGCCTCGAGGCGGTGCGCCTGTGGGTCGGCAATGGTGCGCCGATGCTGGTGCGCCGGGCCCTGGCCAATAGCCTGGATCCCCAGGACATCGACGACGGCGAGGTCGAGTACGCCCTGGAGCTGTTCAATGCGGCCTATGAGGGCAATCACGAGCTGACCGTGGTCTATCCCGGCGTGCGCGAGACCCTCAAGTGGCTGTACAAGCAAGGTGTGGAACTGGCCCTGATCACCAACAAGCCCGAGCGCTTCGTCGCTCCCTTGCTGGACCAGATGCGCATCGGTCGCTATTTTCGCTGGATCATCGGCGGCGATACCCTGCCGCAGAAGAAGCCCGACCCGGCGGCGCTGTTTTTCGTGATGAAAATGGCCAGTATTCCGGCCTCGCAATCGCTGTTCGTCGGCGACTCGCGCAGCGATGTCCTGGCGGCTCGGGCGGCGGGAGTCAAGTGCGTGGCCTTGAGCTACGGCTACAACCATGGCCGGCCGATTGCCGAGGAGTCGCCTGCCCTGGTGATCGACGACTTGCGGGCGCTGATCCCCGGTTGCTTAGAACCTGCCGCTGAGATAACGTTGCCCGACGCTGTTCCATCCCCTTCTGGAAACTCCATCGTGGTGGTCACTCGCAAACTCTGGATGAAAGTCATCAAGGCCTTGGCCCGCTGGCGTTGGCGCGCCTGATTTTTGTCTGGCCGGCCCTGCCGGCTCGTTTGCATACCTGACTGTTAGACCCTCAAGCCACGAGGCATCCCATGATTCGCGAAGAATTCCTGCGCCTGGCCGCAGCTGGTTACAACCGTATCCCGCTGGCCTGCGAAACCATTGCCGACTTCGATACCCC
Coding sequences:
- a CDS encoding phosphoglycolate phosphatase codes for the protein MSAFEQLFSGNLPRLVMFDLDGTLVDSVPDLAAAVDQMLLKLGRPPAGLEAVRLWVGNGAPMLVRRALANSLDPQDIDDGEVEYALELFNAAYEGNHELTVVYPGVRETLKWLYKQGVELALITNKPERFVAPLLDQMRIGRYFRWIIGGDTLPQKKPDPAALFFVMKMASIPASQSLFVGDSRSDVLAARAAGVKCVALSYGYNHGRPIAEESPALVIDDLRALIPGCLEPAAEITLPDAVPSPSGNSIVVVTRKLWMKVIKALARWRWRA